Within the Arthrobacter sp. V1I7 genome, the region CGATCCCCGTGATCCAGCTGCCGAGCTTCTCGCACGTCGGCGGCGCCTATGTGCTGGCCGCGATCGTGTACATCACCTGGATCGCCATCGGCATCAAGAAGAACGGACTGAAGTACTTCAAGCTGGCCACCGTGCCGTCCGGAGTGCCGGTCTACATCCTCCCGATCGTCATCCCGATCGAGATCATCTCAAACTTCCTGGTCCGCCCCGTAACGCACAGCCTCCGTCTGTTCGCGACCATGCTGGCCGGCCACCTGATCGTGATGATCGCCGGTTCCGGCATCGAGTTCCTCGTGATGCAGGAGAACCTGCTCCTCAAGGGCACGTCGGTCCTCGTGCTCGTCGGTGCGATCGCCATGTACATGCTGGAGGCGCTGATCATGGCGCTCCAGGCCTACGTCTTCACGCTGCTGACCGCCATCTACATCGAAGGCGCTTTGCACGCGGAAAGCCACTAGGCTCCCACAAACTTCCCCTTGCGGGGATGAAGCAAACCAAACGACCTGCCACATGGATGGCATCTTGAAAGGAAAAAAATGGAAGGCAATCTCAACCTCGTAGGTTACGGTCTGTCCGCAATCGGCGGTGGTATCGGTGTTGGTCTCGTGTTCGCCGCTTACATCAACGGCGTCGCACGTCAGCCGGAAGCACAGCGTGTGCTTCAGCCGATCGCATTCCTCGGCCTCGCGCTGACTGAAGCCCTCGCCATCCTCGGCCTGGTCTTCGCTTTCGTTCTCTAGTCTGAACTTCAGAACAAGCGAACATCCAGAACCGAGTAGATAGGACGGGTGAATTATGAATCAGACGATCATCTCAGCCGCCACTGAGGGCACCAACCCTCTGGTTCCCAATGTCTGGGAAATGGGCGTCGTCCTCGCCGGCTTTGCTGTCCTCATGTACATCGTGGTCAAGTTCATTGTCCCGATGTTCGAGAAGACCTTCGCAGAGCGTGCCGAGGCCATCGAAGGCGGCATTGCCAAGGCTGAAAAGGCCCAGGCAGAGGCTTCCGCCGCACTCGAAGAGTACAAGCAGCAGCTCACTGATGCCCGTGCCGAGGCCAACCGCATCCGCGAGGAAGCACGTGCCGAAGGCGCCCAGATCCTCGCGGACCTGAAGGAGAAGGCAGCTGCAGAGTCTGCCCGCATCACTGCCCAGGCCCACACGGCGATCCAGGCCGAGCGCCAGGCTGCCGTTGTGTCGCTCCGCGCGGAGGTCGGTTCGCTGGCCACCACCTTGGCAAGCCGCGTCGTCGAGGAGTCACTCAGCGATGACGAGCGTGCCCGCCGTGTGGTTGACCGCTTCCTGGCAGATCTGGAGAACCAGAACGCAGGTGCAGCTAAGTAATGGCAGGTGTATCGAGCGAATCGCTGGCCGCAGCCTTGGCGTCCCTGGAAGCCAAGCTTCCGAACGCCTCGCTGCAGTTGGCTAAGGAACTCTTCGGAATCCTGGGAACGGTGGACAGCTCGGCTGGCCTGCGCCGCGCCCTGACTGATCCGTCCCGTAGCGGTGACGAAAAGTCGGCGCTGGTCAAGCGGCTCTTCGGCGGAAACGTCTCCGCCGATGCTGCGGAAATCGCGAGCGGGCTGGCCGGCTCACGCTGGGCATCCGCACGGGATATCGGCGATGCACTCGAGACTCTTGCCGCTACGGTGGTCATCGCCGTAGCTGAAAACAAGTCTGCCGTCTCTGCCTCGGGAATCACCGGCCTGGAAGCACTGGAGAACGATTTGTTCGCCTTCAGCCAGGCCGTGGAGTCCAACCACGAGGTGCAGCGTGCTCTGTCCGAGCCGCAAGCGAGCCCGGCAGCCAAGATTGCCCTCGCCGAAAAGCTCGTTCCCGGTGCAAGCGAGGAAGCGAAAGTCCTCACGGCACAGGCCGTTACTCAGCCCCGTGGCCTCAAGGTAACCAGGCTCGTGCGTCGTTTCGCCGAGCTTGCAGCCAAGCGGCAGCAGCGCTGGATTGCCGTTGTCAGCGTCACCCGTCCGCTGACGGAGGCACAGACCAGTCGTCTGCAGGCGGCGCTGAACGGCCTCTACGGGCGCGATCTTAAGATCAACATGAACGTTGACCCGGCACTGATCGGTGGCATCCGGATCCAGGTAGGTGACGAAGTGGTTGACGCTTCGGTTGCCGCCCGCCTGGCCCAGCTGCACCGTCAGCTTGTCGGCTAGCCGGACAAGCACCACCCAACGACACGAAACCCCGGTCATCGCGAGCACCGATGATCACGAAAACAGGAGAGCAGGGACTGCAGATGGCCGAATTGACCATCAACGCCGACGACGTCCGTATTGCGTTGAACGAGTTCGCGGCGTCCTACGAACCCGGAAACGCAGAGCGCGTAGAGGTCGGCCGTGTAACAACCGCAGGTGACGGCATCGCCCGTGTTGAGGGCCTTCCCTCGGTCATGGCGAACGAACTGCTGCGCTTCGAAGACGGCACGCTGGGCCTGGCCCAGAACCTCGACGTCCGCGAGATCGGTGTCATCATCCTCGGTGACTTCACCGGGATCGAAGAAGGCCAGGAAGTCCACCGCACCGGTCAGGTTCTGTCCGTTCCGGTAGGCGACGCCTTCCTCGGCCGCGTGGTTGACCCGCTGGGCATGCCCATCGACGACCTCGGCGACATCAAGGCCGAGACCACCCGTGCCCTGGAACTCCAGGCGCCCGGCGTGACCCAGCGCAAGTCGGTTCACGAGCCGATGCAGACCGGTCTCAAGGCTATCGACGCCATGATCCCGATCGGCCGCGGCCAGCGTCAGCTGATCATCGGCGACCGCCAGACCGGCAAGTCGGCGATCGCGATCGACACGATCATCAACCAGAAGGCCAACTGGGCTTCCGGGGATGTCACCAAGCAGGTGCGTTGCATCTACGTGGCGATCGGCCAGAAGGCATCTACGATTGCTGCCATCCGCCAGACCCTCGAGGACAACGGCGCACTGGAATACACGACCATCGTGGCTTCCCCCGCATCGGACCCCGCAGGCTTCAAGTACCTGGCACCGTACGCCGGCTCGGCCATCGGCCAGCACTGGATGTACGGCGGCAAGCACGTCCTCATCGTTTTCGATGATCTCTCCAAGCAGGCCGAAGCATACCGCGCCGTGTCGCTGCTGCTGCGCCGCCCGCCGGGACGCGAAGCCTACCCGGGCGACGTCTTCTACTTGCACTCCCGCCTGCTGGAGCGTTGTGCCAAGCTCTCCGACGAGCTCGGCGCAGGTTCGATGACCGGCCTGCCGCTCATCGAGACCAAGGCAAACGACGTTTCCGCCTACATCCCGACCAACGTGATCTCCATTACCGAT harbors:
- a CDS encoding F0F1 ATP synthase subunit B, whose translation is MNQTIISAATEGTNPLVPNVWEMGVVLAGFAVLMYIVVKFIVPMFEKTFAERAEAIEGGIAKAEKAQAEASAALEEYKQQLTDARAEANRIREEARAEGAQILADLKEKAAAESARITAQAHTAIQAERQAAVVSLRAEVGSLATTLASRVVEESLSDDERARRVVDRFLADLENQNAGAAK
- the atpB gene encoding F0F1 ATP synthase subunit A, producing MIALALPAQDSGPFTPPGIDEMHLPAILPWGAADGFSKQMLLVILSVVIIATFFLLAARKQQLVPGKLQFAGEMAYGFVRNSIAKDIIGGRDFMKYVPLLFSLFFFILVNNIYGAIPVIQLPSFSHVGGAYVLAAIVYITWIAIGIKKNGLKYFKLATVPSGVPVYILPIVIPIEIISNFLVRPVTHSLRLFATMLAGHLIVMIAGSGIEFLVMQENLLLKGTSVLVLVGAIAMYMLEALIMALQAYVFTLLTAIYIEGALHAESH
- a CDS encoding F0F1 ATP synthase subunit delta, which produces MAGVSSESLAAALASLEAKLPNASLQLAKELFGILGTVDSSAGLRRALTDPSRSGDEKSALVKRLFGGNVSADAAEIASGLAGSRWASARDIGDALETLAATVVIAVAENKSAVSASGITGLEALENDLFAFSQAVESNHEVQRALSEPQASPAAKIALAEKLVPGASEEAKVLTAQAVTQPRGLKVTRLVRRFAELAAKRQQRWIAVVSVTRPLTEAQTSRLQAALNGLYGRDLKINMNVDPALIGGIRIQVGDEVVDASVAARLAQLHRQLVG
- the atpA gene encoding F0F1 ATP synthase subunit alpha: MAELTINADDVRIALNEFAASYEPGNAERVEVGRVTTAGDGIARVEGLPSVMANELLRFEDGTLGLAQNLDVREIGVIILGDFTGIEEGQEVHRTGQVLSVPVGDAFLGRVVDPLGMPIDDLGDIKAETTRALELQAPGVTQRKSVHEPMQTGLKAIDAMIPIGRGQRQLIIGDRQTGKSAIAIDTIINQKANWASGDVTKQVRCIYVAIGQKASTIAAIRQTLEDNGALEYTTIVASPASDPAGFKYLAPYAGSAIGQHWMYGGKHVLIVFDDLSKQAEAYRAVSLLLRRPPGREAYPGDVFYLHSRLLERCAKLSDELGAGSMTGLPLIETKANDVSAYIPTNVISITDGQIFLQSDLFNANQRPAVDVGVSVSRVGGAAQVKSMKKVSGTLKLELAQYRDMQAFAMFASDLDAASRQQLTRGARLMELLKQGQYSPFPVENQVVSIWAGTNGHLDEVPVEDINRFETEFLEHLKHKSSILTTLAQTNVMDDDTAEALKTAIVDFKKGFFGEGDSYLVGAGHEEHAPIDETQVDQEKIVKQKR
- the atpE gene encoding ATP synthase F0 subunit C, which codes for MEGNLNLVGYGLSAIGGGIGVGLVFAAYINGVARQPEAQRVLQPIAFLGLALTEALAILGLVFAFVL